Genomic window (Cucumis sativus cultivar 9930 chromosome 2, Cucumber_9930_V3, whole genome shotgun sequence):
GAGGGAAGACATAAAAGATGGGGTctagaaatttgttaaagCAAATATTCTTACTCTGTTCCGAAGTAGTTGCTTTTTGAACAGTTGTGCGAAAAAACAGGTTTCCGTTTTTCTGAAAGACAGCCTGCAATTTGCAATAGTAATGGTCAGAATGAGTGAAACATTGCTCAGAGAGAGGCGATGGCTGTTCATCTTTTAATCTTCTTGATGCTTTTCTCCCCAAAAGTAGGAAACCTAAGTTTCATTGAacagaataaaaagaaaatacaaagacataaaaaaaatccataaaaaatatagaactCCAATCCAATGAAATCCAACTATGATCATAATCACGAAAGGACCTTAGTTACTGAAGTGATATTATGTGTTCAACCATCCTGAGTTGACCTAgtgttaaaaaatgataaacaatCCTAAAAAGTGTCAAAAGAAGTCATGAATTCAATCCATAGTTGTCATTTGCTTAGAATTTAATATCCTACTGAAGGCTTTCTAATGTGTCAGCTTGTCCATGAAATTAGTCACAAACACTcatggatataaaaaaaattgtgttcaTCCACATATTAATGCTTCCACTAATATTTGCAGAAATGAAACAATTTAGGCAACATCTGTACATGTTCTTGTAAGAATATCAATTGATTCACATGAATGTTTTCACATATATTTCCATTAATTTGAGACATTTTAATCCTTCATTAGAGctcaacaaaatgaaaaatagagcAATCAGAAGTCACTACCAAACTAACATTCTTAGAaacaataagaagaaaaaaaaccagaAGTCCGTCTAGTGTTTCAAAAATACCTAAAATCGAATCCAAAAGAAGATGAGTTCAACAATTATTGGAAGACTCAAAACCTAGATTAACATGTAATAAAGATTTCAGTTCCACTTAGACCCTAGTAACTAGCGCagctaagaaaagaaaaacaggcAGAGTTCGGAAAATTTTTCCAAACGGAATGACAGTACATAGTTGTACATCTAGTACAAATTTGACGAAGAAGACAAAGTAGTAGTGAAGGAACGCGGTAGGGCATACTCTGGTAGAGGAAAGATGATTGAGCTCTGCAATGGCGACCTCAAGACTTCTCATCTGTTTTGTAATTTCCAGTTTCTGTTCTTCCATTGTAATCGACGGGGACGCCGCCGTGCTTAAACCACCGTCGGCAGCCATTTGCCGACAGATCTCACCCGCGATTCGATTGCTTGGTTTCGTTTCGGGTAAAGTGAAGTGATCTTAGAAGGGAAGCAGATGCTGGGCAAAACAATAGGCCCATCTTTTTTAACTCAATACAAGCCCAATTCTTTGCCCATGAAATTGGACGGAATGACGTTGGtattttagagagaaaaaacgaAATTAATAAGTTTTATAGAAAATACCCTCatgcgttttttttttttgtaattctcGCTTTGTGCCGATTACGTGGTATGCTATaattttcattgtattttaaaacgtatcaaatatttgtaaagCGTGTTAGATCCTAACCGAGTCTGAATGCCTTTTGAGTACCAGCCTCCAAATTTCCAGTAGTTCGATGGAAAGGACAATCTAAAACAACACATCGCCCACTTCATCGAATCATACAAGAATGTAGGATCAAGAGAAGATCAATTAGTCAGAAAGACGAGTCACCGTTCGTGAAGTCGCCAAAAGGCTTGAAGGTTGGTGACATTGAAGTCTTAAAAAAAAGCTTCACTACACCACTAACTAAGATAACAAAGCAGAAGATAAAGATAGACCTGACGGAAGTGAACTTGCCCTAAAGGCGGATGCAAGACGGATTCGACTCCAAGGCTTACTAATTGATGGCGAAAGCAGGTTATCATCCTTGCCTAAAGAGTGGAGATATGCTAAATCCCATCCCAAAGATTTAATTCTTGGCAATCCTGAACAAGGTGTCAAAACTCGttattctcttaatttatttagtaatcttgcttttgtgtctcaaattgaacctaaaagttttaaagataccgaatgtgatgagttttggattttagctatgcaagaagaattaaatcaatttgaaaggaACAAAGTTTGGGAATTAGGCCCTAGGTCTTTTAATGCATCTATAATTGGAACTAAATGagtttttagaaataagatggatgaaaatggaaatatcattagaaataaagTTGAACCTGTAGCTCAAGgttattgtaaaaaagaagGTATAGATTATGACGAGACTTTTGCACCGGTTGCTAGATTAGAAACTATTGGAATGCTGCTTGCTTTTGCATCTTATAAgaatttcattatatatcaaatgaaTGTAAAAAAATGCTTTTTTAAGGAGGCGTTTGGGGTGTGAggtgagttattataatttgtggttattatagtctgtagattataatagtttatgagttattataatatgtgtttgggatgcagattattatagttttgattattataatctatgtTTGGGATGtagattattatagtttggattattataatctatgtTTGGGGAAGTAAGGAATAATGAAATGAGAGAGTGAGGAATAATAACATATATGAGAGATGAGAGGTGATCAAGAATAGTGAAATGGAGGAGTGATTGAATAGTGAAAAGAGGGAGTGAGGAATAGGAGAAATAAGGAAAAAGGTAGAATAGTTCTAATCCTAGGATTATGATAATCCTTGGGGCAAACATGAAGCCACTCCTTCATAATCTGAGGGTCAAACGACCCCTAAATGGTTATATATTGGAGGAGGTTTACGTAGAACAATCTCTGAGTTtagaaagttttgatttacctaatcatgtttataagttgaaaaGGGCTTTTTGTGGCTTAAAACAAGCTTTAAGAGCTTGGTATGATAGACTTAACAACTTTTTACTTGAGAATGACTTTAAGATTTGAAAGTTAATAATACTCtctttattaaagttaaaagcaTGACATGCTTACAGTGAaaatttatgtggatgatactatattttgttctactaattcatctttgtgtgaagaattttccaaGTGTATGCATAATGAATTTGAGATGAGTATAATGGAATAACTTAGTTTTTTCCTTggtcttcaaatcaaacaactcaaggaTGACATCTTcataagtcaagaaaaatacacaaggaatttgctcaagaaattcaaattcaatgaaGGTAAAGTTGCAAAAACTCCTATGAGCACTACCACTAAGCttgacaaagatgaaaaaggtaaATGTGTGGATATAAAGACTTATCGAGGTATGATTtgatctttactttatttgactGCTAGTAGACCTGATatcatgtttagtgtatgtctTCGTGCTGGATTTCAATCTTGTTCTAAAGAATCACATTTGCATGTTGTTAAAAtaatacttaaatatttgcttgGAACTATTGATGTTGGATTATGGTATCCTATaaatgttgagtttaatttggtagGATATTCCGATGTAGATTTTGTTGGTAGTTTACTTGAACATAAAAGTATTAGTGGGGCTTGCCAATTTCTTGG
Coding sequences:
- the LOC105434577 gene encoding uncharacterized protein LOC105434577, whose translation is MAADGGLSTAASPSITMEEQKLEITKQMRSLEVAIAELNHLSSTRAVFQKNGNLFFRTTVQKATTSEQKKLDAARAKLESLNS